One stretch of Denticeps clupeoides unplaced genomic scaffold, fDenClu1.1, whole genome shotgun sequence DNA includes these proteins:
- the LOC114771989 gene encoding uncharacterized protein LOC114771989 — protein MAMVAQNLIMQDKWCIVDQKTYIITNQLVSNGNQGFKMNPASMVSGIQRQNTAQNATCPCPLGSGDNRQYLEQQTSTQAYHKFPGTPSQVFTQTQYGEQNLQRTHPNTCSGQTWVPASTNVGFPMSSTQFYTTGDNTGVCSRHDMTNTAQAPSSPFNKQIKQSRPSGVQPAPVHVGWNNSSTPKHVTGLNCSRTMTEYVPDSTGFCGIYANQRPLQSSQTLQNIQSLQSLQAQQLRTQSLYGSNPTSLNNVASRSSITYSGLQTTLDNITTTTRFSNSTTAHNNCNQHYLLKPPPPLSRHTHSKEGP, from the coding sequence ATGGCAATGGTTGCACAGAACCTCATAATGCAGGACAAGTGGTGCATCGTGGACCAGAAAACGTACATCATCACCAACCAACTAGTCAGTAATGGAAATCAAGGCTTCAAGATGAACCCAGCATCAATGGTCAGCGGCATTCAGAggcaaaacacagcacagaatgCAACATGTCCCTGTCCCCTTGGAAGTGGAGACAACAGACAATACTTGGAGCAGCAAACCTCCACACAGGCTTACCATAAATTCCCCGGTACACCCAGTCAGGTGTTTACGCAGACACAATATGGTGAACAGAATTTACAGAGAACACATCCAAATACCTGTTCGGGCCAGACATGGGTGCCAGCCTCGACAAATGTAGGATTTCCAATGTCAAGCACTCAGTTTTATACTACTGGTGATAATACGGGTGTTTGTAGTAGACACGACATGACCAATACAGCACAAGCTCCATCATCACCCTTCAATAAGCAAATCAAGCAATCAAGACCGAGTGGTGTCCAGCCAGCTCCTGTCCATGTCGGATGGAATAATTCTTCTACCCCAAAACATGTGACAGGCCTGAACTGTAGCAGAACCATGACTGAATATGTACCCGATTCTACTGGATTCTGTGGGATATATGCAAATCAAAGACCTCTCCAGTCATCCCAGACTTTACAAAACATTCAGAGCCTTCAATCATTGCAGGCACAGCAACTCAGAACTCAGTCACTCTATGGCAGCAATCCCACTTCACTAAACAACGTTGCCTCCAGAAGTTCCATCACATACTCTGGATTACAGACAACACTGGACAACATTACTACTACCACCAGGTTCAGTAATTCTACCACAGCTCACAATAATTGCAATCAACACTACTTGTTAAAACCACCCCCCCCCTTATcccgtcacacacactcaaaagagGGTCCCTGA